The proteins below come from a single Candidatus Izemoplasmatales bacterium genomic window:
- a CDS encoding glycoside hydrolase family 2 protein codes for MRIDLNGTWILSGGPADHVRGTVPGSVYGDLLAAGLMKDPFDQDNEYEARELMVHDYVYERDFDIPAALLPRFSFLVCDGIDTLGELRVNGILVGTTDNMHRRWRFPLRGVLAAGKNHIEVTLRSSLRYIRERHAACPHDFYQAGDAVKGFIHLRKGSSMFGWDWGPQLPDAGIWRDIRIESYASARLADVVVRQDHRPDGSVGLTVDVSAEVFAASPELAVEFVLKDPDDAVIGVEEAVLEHGSAAFATVVENARKWQPAGYGGQPLYTAIVFLRHGDAIEDSRTLSVGLRTVAVIREDDAFGQSFTFAVNGVRIFAKGADYIPEDNLLGRMNPERSFALLSAAKAANHNMVRVWGGGIYPADSFFDGCDRLGLLVWQDLMFACAVYDMDDAPWVQTMVAEIEDNLARIRHHASLSLICGNNENETAIEHWNVPSRELSKKHYVKQYLETIAPIVAKTVPDVPWWPSSPSSGGEPFDGSNADGRGDMHYWGVWHSNEPITSYRKYHPRFMSEFGIQSFPALKTVATFAREQDMNIFSYVMEQHQKNKTANDKILSYVGKMFRYPKDFESLLYVSQLIQAEGVRYGVEHWRRNYGRCMGALYWQLNDCWPVASWSGIDYFSRWKALHYHAKKFFAPVLLSLCEEGTNVSVHLTNDGLAPIRGTVRWKLSRFDGTVLEDGAWDAAAPAQAAVEVGRLSFDLSKEERFATVLSAAFSEDGAIVAENLVSFAPDKHLNLTEPAIRVVVRAKRDRFEVTLTASAFAKFVELSLPDADPVFSDNYFCLLAGEKKTVSCPAAGDPADFRMKLRVRSLHDTY; via the coding sequence ATGAGGATCGATCTGAACGGCACCTGGATCCTGTCCGGGGGTCCGGCCGACCATGTCCGCGGAACCGTCCCGGGTTCCGTCTACGGCGACCTGCTCGCGGCGGGCCTGATGAAGGATCCCTTCGATCAGGACAACGAGTACGAAGCCCGCGAGCTGATGGTCCACGACTACGTCTACGAACGGGACTTCGACATCCCCGCCGCCCTGCTTCCGCGCTTCAGCTTCCTCGTCTGCGACGGCATCGACACCCTCGGCGAGCTGCGCGTGAACGGCATCCTCGTCGGCACGACCGACAACATGCATCGGCGCTGGCGCTTTCCGCTCCGCGGCGTCCTCGCCGCCGGCAAGAACCATATCGAGGTCACGCTGCGCTCGTCCCTCCGCTACATCCGCGAGCGGCACGCGGCGTGTCCGCACGACTTCTATCAGGCGGGCGACGCCGTCAAGGGCTTCATCCACCTGCGCAAGGGCAGTTCGATGTTCGGCTGGGACTGGGGTCCGCAGCTGCCGGACGCCGGCATCTGGCGCGACATCCGGATCGAGTCGTACGCGTCGGCGCGGCTTGCGGACGTCGTCGTCCGTCAGGACCATCGTCCCGACGGATCGGTCGGACTGACCGTCGACGTTTCCGCCGAAGTCTTCGCGGCGTCCCCCGAGCTCGCCGTCGAATTCGTCCTGAAGGATCCCGACGACGCCGTCATCGGCGTCGAAGAGGCGGTTCTCGAGCATGGTTCCGCCGCCTTCGCGACGGTCGTCGAGAACGCCCGCAAGTGGCAGCCCGCCGGGTATGGCGGACAGCCGCTCTACACCGCGATCGTCTTCCTCCGCCATGGCGATGCGATCGAGGACTCGCGCACCCTGTCGGTCGGTCTGCGCACCGTCGCGGTGATCCGCGAGGACGATGCGTTCGGACAGTCCTTCACCTTCGCCGTGAACGGCGTCCGGATCTTCGCGAAAGGCGCCGACTACATTCCCGAGGACAACCTCCTCGGCCGCATGAACCCGGAGCGGTCGTTTGCGCTCTTGTCCGCCGCGAAGGCCGCGAACCACAACATGGTCCGCGTCTGGGGCGGCGGGATCTATCCGGCTGATTCGTTCTTCGACGGCTGCGACCGGCTCGGCCTGCTCGTCTGGCAGGACCTGATGTTCGCCTGCGCCGTCTACGACATGGACGACGCGCCGTGGGTGCAGACGATGGTGGCGGAGATCGAGGACAACCTCGCCCGCATCCGCCACCACGCCTCGCTGTCCCTGATCTGCGGCAACAACGAGAACGAGACCGCGATCGAGCACTGGAACGTCCCGAGCCGCGAACTGTCGAAGAAGCACTATGTGAAGCAGTATCTCGAGACGATCGCGCCGATCGTCGCGAAGACGGTTCCCGACGTCCCCTGGTGGCCGTCGTCGCCCTCCTCGGGCGGCGAACCCTTCGACGGTTCGAACGCCGACGGCCGGGGCGACATGCACTACTGGGGCGTCTGGCACAGCAACGAGCCGATCACCTCGTACCGGAAATACCATCCACGCTTCATGAGCGAGTTCGGGATCCAGTCGTTCCCCGCCCTCAAGACGGTCGCGACCTTCGCCCGCGAGCAGGACATGAACATCTTCTCGTACGTCATGGAGCAGCACCAGAAGAACAAGACCGCCAACGACAAGATCCTCTCGTACGTCGGCAAGATGTTCCGCTACCCGAAGGACTTCGAGAGCCTCCTCTACGTCTCGCAGCTGATCCAGGCGGAAGGGGTGCGCTACGGCGTCGAGCACTGGCGGCGCAACTACGGCCGCTGCATGGGCGCGCTCTACTGGCAGCTGAATGACTGCTGGCCGGTCGCCAGCTGGTCCGGCATCGACTATTTCAGCCGCTGGAAGGCGCTCCACTACCACGCGAAGAAGTTCTTCGCACCGGTCCTCCTCTCGCTCTGCGAGGAGGGGACGAACGTCTCGGTCCACCTCACCAACGACGGGCTCGCCCCGATCCGCGGAACCGTCCGCTGGAAGCTTTCCCGCTTCGACGGTACCGTCCTCGAGGACGGCGCGTGGGACGCGGCGGCGCCGGCGCAGGCGGCGGTCGAGGTCGGCCGGCTTTCCTTCGACCTCTCCAAGGAGGAGCGGTTCGCGACGGTCCTTTCGGCTGCGTTTTCCGAGGATGGCGCGATCGTCGCCGAGAACCTCGTCTCGTTCGCGCCCGACAAGCATCTGAACCTGACGGAACCGGCGATCCGCGTCGTCGTCCGGGCGAAGCGCGACCGGTTCGAAGTCACCCTGACGGCATCCGCGTTCGCGAAGTTCGTCGAACTCTCGCTTCCCGACGCCGATCCCGTCTTCTCCGACAACTATTTCTGCCTGCTTGCGGGCGAGAAGAAGACCGTGAGCTGTCCGGCTGCCGGCGATCCCGCCGACTTCCGGATGAAGCTCAGGGTCCGCTCGCTTCACGACACGTACTGA